A region from the Triticum urartu cultivar G1812 chromosome 1, Tu2.1, whole genome shotgun sequence genome encodes:
- the LOC125514467 gene encoding phospholipase D zeta 1 isoform X2 gives MQEYLNHFFGNLDIVNSREVCKFLEVSCLSFLPEYGPKLKEDYVSIGHLPKIQKGHKEKCCSCGLFSCCKSSWQKVWVVLKPGFLALLKDPFDPKLLDVIIFDALPHMDINGEGQISLAKEIKERNPLHFGFQVSSGGRTIKLRTKSSSKVKDWVTAINAARQPPEGWCYPHRFGSFAPPRGLLEDGSMAQWFIDGQAGFEAIASSIEHAKSEIFIAGWWLCPELYLRRPFEHHGSSRLDALLEARAKQGVQIYILMYKEVALALKINSLYSKNRLLNIHENVKVLRYPDHFSSGVYLWSHHEKIVIVDNQVCYIGGLDLCFGRYDSPDHKVTDVPSTIWPGKDYYNPRESEPNSWEDSAKDELDRTKYPRMPWHDVQCALYGPPCRDVARHFVQRWNYSKRNKAPNEQAIPLLMPHHHMVIPHYKGRSKEANGEAEGKQNHDENVDVKKTASLASSASSQDVPLLLPQELEPQALPDGDLAMTGFDINQADNANKTGFKQPLLNRKAKFDASRQDLPMRGFVDNLSSPESATIRRFDSPKEDRHHMDKKWWERQEQGDQVASVLDIGQVGPRATCRCQVIRSVGQWSAGTTQIEGSIHNAYFSLIEKAEHFVYIENQFFISGLSGDDTIKNRVLEALYRRILRAEREKKRFKAIIVIPLLPGFQGGIDDGGAASVRAIMHWQYRTICRGPNSILQNLYDVIGLKAHDYISFHGLRAHGRLTDGGPVVTSQIYVHSKLMIIDDRIALIGSANINDRSLLGSRDSEIAVVIEDKEVVNSKMDGRHWEAGKFSLSLRLSLWAEHLGLHRGEVSHIMDPMDDTTFKNIWMATAKTNTTIYQDVFSCVPNDLIHSRTQFRQSIAYWKEKIGHTTIDLGVAQEKLETYQDGDLKGADPMERLQLVRGHLVSFPLDFMCQEDLRPYFSESEYYTSPQVFH, from the exons ATGCAAGAATATCTTAACCATTTTTTTGGAAACTTGGATATTGTCAACTCACGGGAG GTTTGCAAATTTTTGGAGGTATCATGTTTGTCATTTTTGCCGGAATACGGGCCTAAGCTAAAAGAAGATTATGTTTCAATTGGCCACTTGCCAAAAATTCAGAAGGGCCATAAGGAGAAATGTTGTTCATGTGGATTGTTTAGTTGTTGCAAGAGCAGCTGGCAAAAG GTTTGGGTTGTCCTGAAGCCAGGATTCTTGGCTTTACTCAAAGATCCTTTTGACCCAAAGCTTTTGGATGTCATTATTTTTGACGCATTGCCACATATGGATATAAATGGAGAAGGTCAAATCTCTCTAGCAAAGGAGATCAAAGAACGCAACCCATTGCATTTTGGATTCCAG GTATCCTCTGGTGGCCGGACAATTAAGTTACGAACAAAAAGCTCGTCTAAGGTTAAGGATTGGGTTACTGCAATCAATGCTGCTAGACAACCTCCAGAGGGCTGGTGTTACCCTCATCGTTTTGGTTCATTTGCACCACCAAGGGGCCTGTTGGAAGATGGGAGTATGGCACAGTGGTTTATAGATGGGCAAGCTGGATTTGAAGCAATTGCTTCCTCGATTGAGCATGCTAAATCCGAG ATATTTATTGCTGGCTGGTGGCTCTGCCCAGAATTGTATCTCCGACGTCCCTTCGAACATCATGGGTCATCTAGGCTTGATGCTCTACTGGAAGCAAGAGCGAAGCAGGGTGTGCAG ATTTACATTCTAATGTATAAGGAGGTTGCACTTGCCTTGAAAATTAATAGCTTGTACAGTAAAAACAGGCTACTTAACATTCATGAGAATGTTAAAGTTCTGCGCTACCCAGATCATTTCTCAAGTGGTGTATACTTGTG GTCACATCATGAGAAAATTGTGATTGTCGATAATCAAGTCTGCTATATTGGAGGACTTGATCTGTGCTTTGGTCGCTATGATAGTCCTGACCACAAAGTTACCGATGTTCCTTCTACGATATGGCCAGGGAAAGACTACTACAACCCTAG GGAATCTGAGCCGAATTCTTGGGAGGACTCAGCAAAAGATGAACTTGACCGTACTAAATATCCTCGTATGCCATGGCATGACGTCCAGTGTGCTCTGTACGGTCCACCTTGTCGGGATGTAGCAAGGCATTTTGTCCAGCGCTGGAATTACTCAAAG AGGAATAAAGCTCCAAATGAGCAAGCAATTCCGTTGCTGATGCCTCATCACCACATGGTTATTCCACATTACAAGGGCAGAAGTAAAGAAGCAAATGGTGAGGCTGAGGGTAAGCAAAATCATGATGAGAATGTTGATGTTAAAAAGACAGCCTCCTTGGCATCAAGTGCATCAAGTCAGGACGTTCCATTACTTTTACCTCAAGAGCTTGAACCTCAGGCATTGCCTGATGGAGATTTAGCGATGACTGGCTTTGACATTAACCAGGCAGATAACGCAAACAAAACAGGCTTCAAACAGCCTTTGCTCAACCGAAAGGCAAAATTCGACGCTTCTCGTCAGGATTTACCTATGAGAGGTTTTGTAGACAATCTCAGTTCCCCGGAGTCTGCAACTATTAGGCGTTTTGATTCACCGAAAGAAGATAGGCATCACATGGATAAGAAATGGTGGGAGAGGCAGGAGCAAGGAGATCAAGTTGCTTCAGTACTTGACATTGGGCAAGTTGGACCAAGGGCAACTTGTCGTTGTCAG GTTATTAGAAGTGTTGGTCAATGGTCAGCTGGAACCACTCAAATTGAAGGAAGTATCCACAATGCCTACTTTTCTCTAATTGAAAAGGCAGAACACTTTGTATACATTGAG AATCAGTTTTTCATATCAGGCCTTTCAGGGGATGACACAATTAAAAACCGTGTGTTGGAAGCATTGTACAGGCGTATACTTcgagcagagagagagaaaaagcGCTTTAAAGCCATCATCGTTATACCCCTTTTACCGGGTTTTCAG GGAGGCATTGATGATGGTGGAGCTGCATCTGTGAGGGCAATTATGCACTGGCAGTACCGGACTATCTGTAGAGGCCCTAATTCGATACTGCAGAATCTGTATGATGTGATTGGTCTTAAGGCCCATGACTATATTTCCTTTCATGGTCTCAGAGCACATGGTAGGCTAACTGATGGAGGTCCCGTGGTTACTAGCCAG ATTTATGTACACAGCAAGTTAATGATCATTGATGACCGCATTGCATTGATTGGTTCAGCTAACATAAATGATAGAAGCTTGCTTGGATCAAGGGATTCTGAG ATTGCTGTGGTCATCGAAGATAAAGAAGTTGTTAATTCCAAAATGGATGGGAGACATTGGGAAGCTGGTAAATTCTCTCTCAGCCTACGGCTTTCTCTCTGGGCGGAGCACCTTGGCCTTCATCGCGGAGAG GTTAGCCACATCATGGATCCTATGGATGATACGACGTTCAAAAATATCTGGATGGCCACTGCTAAG ACAAATACCACGATTTACCAGGATGTATTCTCTTGTGTTCCCAATGATCTCATCCATTCAAG GACACAGTTTCGGCAAAGCATTGCTTACTGGAAGGAAAAAATTGGCCACACTACAATTGATCTAGGCGTTGCCCAAGAAAAGCTCGAAACCTACCAGGATGGCGATCTCAAAGGTGCCGACCCTATGGAGAGATTGCAGTTGGTCAGAGGCcaccttgtatctttccctttggATTTCATGTGCCAAGAGGACTTGAGACCGTATTTCAGTGAAAGCGAGTATTACACATCTCCACAAGTTTTCCATTAG
- the LOC125514467 gene encoding phospholipase D zeta 1 isoform X1: MNMERLPAERHGHRYERMQPEPAAEGDASASSSSSPSAPARRPEVLAASASFRLSEATRVFEELPRATIFSVSRPDAGDITPMLLSYTIEINYKQFRWRLFKKASQVLYLHFALKRREFLEEFHEKQEQVKEWLQNLGIGDHMPVVHDEDEVDDVNVPSQPDESSIRNRNVPSIAVLPVIRPALGRQHSISDRAKVAMQEYLNHFFGNLDIVNSREVCKFLEVSCLSFLPEYGPKLKEDYVSIGHLPKIQKGHKEKCCSCGLFSCCKSSWQKVWVVLKPGFLALLKDPFDPKLLDVIIFDALPHMDINGEGQISLAKEIKERNPLHFGFQVSSGGRTIKLRTKSSSKVKDWVTAINAARQPPEGWCYPHRFGSFAPPRGLLEDGSMAQWFIDGQAGFEAIASSIEHAKSEIFIAGWWLCPELYLRRPFEHHGSSRLDALLEARAKQGVQIYILMYKEVALALKINSLYSKNRLLNIHENVKVLRYPDHFSSGVYLWSHHEKIVIVDNQVCYIGGLDLCFGRYDSPDHKVTDVPSTIWPGKDYYNPRESEPNSWEDSAKDELDRTKYPRMPWHDVQCALYGPPCRDVARHFVQRWNYSKRNKAPNEQAIPLLMPHHHMVIPHYKGRSKEANGEAEGKQNHDENVDVKKTASLASSASSQDVPLLLPQELEPQALPDGDLAMTGFDINQADNANKTGFKQPLLNRKAKFDASRQDLPMRGFVDNLSSPESATIRRFDSPKEDRHHMDKKWWERQEQGDQVASVLDIGQVGPRATCRCQVIRSVGQWSAGTTQIEGSIHNAYFSLIEKAEHFVYIENQFFISGLSGDDTIKNRVLEALYRRILRAEREKKRFKAIIVIPLLPGFQGGIDDGGAASVRAIMHWQYRTICRGPNSILQNLYDVIGLKAHDYISFHGLRAHGRLTDGGPVVTSQIYVHSKLMIIDDRIALIGSANINDRSLLGSRDSEIAVVIEDKEVVNSKMDGRHWEAGKFSLSLRLSLWAEHLGLHRGEVSHIMDPMDDTTFKNIWMATAKTNTTIYQDVFSCVPNDLIHSRTQFRQSIAYWKEKIGHTTIDLGVAQEKLETYQDGDLKGADPMERLQLVRGHLVSFPLDFMCQEDLRPYFSESEYYTSPQVFH; encoded by the exons ATGAACATGGAGCGCCTGCCGGCGGAGCGCCACGGCCACCGGTACGAGCGGATGCAGCCGGAGCCCGCCGCCGAGGGGGACGCGTCggcctcgtcctcgtcctcgccGTCGGCGCCGGCGCGGCGGCCGGAGGTCCTCGCGGCGTCGGCGTCGTTCCGGCTGTCCGAGGCCACGCGGGTGTTCGAGGAGCTCCCGCGCGCCACCATCTTCTCCGTCTCGCGCCCCGACGCCGGCGACATCACCCCCATGCTCCTCTCCTACACCATCGAGATCAACTACAAGCAG TTTAGGTGGCGTCTTTTTAAGAAAGCCTCCCAGGTTCTCTATCTACACTTTGCATTGAAGCGACGTGAATTTCTTGAAGAATTCCACGAGAAGCAGGAACAG GTCAAAGAATGGCTCCAAAATTTGGGAATTGGGGATCATATGCCAGTAGTACATGATGAGGATGAAGTGGACGACGTAAATGTTCCTTCGCAACCCGATGAAAGCTCCATCAGAAATAG AAATGTTCCTTCAATTGCTGTTTTGCCCGTCATTCGACCAGCTCTTGGACGCCAACACTCAATTTCTGACCGAGCAAAAGTTGCCATGCAAGAATATCTTAACCATTTTTTTGGAAACTTGGATATTGTCAACTCACGGGAG GTTTGCAAATTTTTGGAGGTATCATGTTTGTCATTTTTGCCGGAATACGGGCCTAAGCTAAAAGAAGATTATGTTTCAATTGGCCACTTGCCAAAAATTCAGAAGGGCCATAAGGAGAAATGTTGTTCATGTGGATTGTTTAGTTGTTGCAAGAGCAGCTGGCAAAAG GTTTGGGTTGTCCTGAAGCCAGGATTCTTGGCTTTACTCAAAGATCCTTTTGACCCAAAGCTTTTGGATGTCATTATTTTTGACGCATTGCCACATATGGATATAAATGGAGAAGGTCAAATCTCTCTAGCAAAGGAGATCAAAGAACGCAACCCATTGCATTTTGGATTCCAG GTATCCTCTGGTGGCCGGACAATTAAGTTACGAACAAAAAGCTCGTCTAAGGTTAAGGATTGGGTTACTGCAATCAATGCTGCTAGACAACCTCCAGAGGGCTGGTGTTACCCTCATCGTTTTGGTTCATTTGCACCACCAAGGGGCCTGTTGGAAGATGGGAGTATGGCACAGTGGTTTATAGATGGGCAAGCTGGATTTGAAGCAATTGCTTCCTCGATTGAGCATGCTAAATCCGAG ATATTTATTGCTGGCTGGTGGCTCTGCCCAGAATTGTATCTCCGACGTCCCTTCGAACATCATGGGTCATCTAGGCTTGATGCTCTACTGGAAGCAAGAGCGAAGCAGGGTGTGCAG ATTTACATTCTAATGTATAAGGAGGTTGCACTTGCCTTGAAAATTAATAGCTTGTACAGTAAAAACAGGCTACTTAACATTCATGAGAATGTTAAAGTTCTGCGCTACCCAGATCATTTCTCAAGTGGTGTATACTTGTG GTCACATCATGAGAAAATTGTGATTGTCGATAATCAAGTCTGCTATATTGGAGGACTTGATCTGTGCTTTGGTCGCTATGATAGTCCTGACCACAAAGTTACCGATGTTCCTTCTACGATATGGCCAGGGAAAGACTACTACAACCCTAG GGAATCTGAGCCGAATTCTTGGGAGGACTCAGCAAAAGATGAACTTGACCGTACTAAATATCCTCGTATGCCATGGCATGACGTCCAGTGTGCTCTGTACGGTCCACCTTGTCGGGATGTAGCAAGGCATTTTGTCCAGCGCTGGAATTACTCAAAG AGGAATAAAGCTCCAAATGAGCAAGCAATTCCGTTGCTGATGCCTCATCACCACATGGTTATTCCACATTACAAGGGCAGAAGTAAAGAAGCAAATGGTGAGGCTGAGGGTAAGCAAAATCATGATGAGAATGTTGATGTTAAAAAGACAGCCTCCTTGGCATCAAGTGCATCAAGTCAGGACGTTCCATTACTTTTACCTCAAGAGCTTGAACCTCAGGCATTGCCTGATGGAGATTTAGCGATGACTGGCTTTGACATTAACCAGGCAGATAACGCAAACAAAACAGGCTTCAAACAGCCTTTGCTCAACCGAAAGGCAAAATTCGACGCTTCTCGTCAGGATTTACCTATGAGAGGTTTTGTAGACAATCTCAGTTCCCCGGAGTCTGCAACTATTAGGCGTTTTGATTCACCGAAAGAAGATAGGCATCACATGGATAAGAAATGGTGGGAGAGGCAGGAGCAAGGAGATCAAGTTGCTTCAGTACTTGACATTGGGCAAGTTGGACCAAGGGCAACTTGTCGTTGTCAG GTTATTAGAAGTGTTGGTCAATGGTCAGCTGGAACCACTCAAATTGAAGGAAGTATCCACAATGCCTACTTTTCTCTAATTGAAAAGGCAGAACACTTTGTATACATTGAG AATCAGTTTTTCATATCAGGCCTTTCAGGGGATGACACAATTAAAAACCGTGTGTTGGAAGCATTGTACAGGCGTATACTTcgagcagagagagagaaaaagcGCTTTAAAGCCATCATCGTTATACCCCTTTTACCGGGTTTTCAG GGAGGCATTGATGATGGTGGAGCTGCATCTGTGAGGGCAATTATGCACTGGCAGTACCGGACTATCTGTAGAGGCCCTAATTCGATACTGCAGAATCTGTATGATGTGATTGGTCTTAAGGCCCATGACTATATTTCCTTTCATGGTCTCAGAGCACATGGTAGGCTAACTGATGGAGGTCCCGTGGTTACTAGCCAG ATTTATGTACACAGCAAGTTAATGATCATTGATGACCGCATTGCATTGATTGGTTCAGCTAACATAAATGATAGAAGCTTGCTTGGATCAAGGGATTCTGAG ATTGCTGTGGTCATCGAAGATAAAGAAGTTGTTAATTCCAAAATGGATGGGAGACATTGGGAAGCTGGTAAATTCTCTCTCAGCCTACGGCTTTCTCTCTGGGCGGAGCACCTTGGCCTTCATCGCGGAGAG GTTAGCCACATCATGGATCCTATGGATGATACGACGTTCAAAAATATCTGGATGGCCACTGCTAAG ACAAATACCACGATTTACCAGGATGTATTCTCTTGTGTTCCCAATGATCTCATCCATTCAAG GACACAGTTTCGGCAAAGCATTGCTTACTGGAAGGAAAAAATTGGCCACACTACAATTGATCTAGGCGTTGCCCAAGAAAAGCTCGAAACCTACCAGGATGGCGATCTCAAAGGTGCCGACCCTATGGAGAGATTGCAGTTGGTCAGAGGCcaccttgtatctttccctttggATTTCATGTGCCAAGAGGACTTGAGACCGTATTTCAGTGAAAGCGAGTATTACACATCTCCACAAGTTTTCCATTAG